Proteins encoded in a region of the Paucidesulfovibrio longus DSM 6739 genome:
- a CDS encoding amidohydrolase: MQPNLILYNGVFRTQDSSPVDDFYPRRDGVSRTGEARPLPTALAVANGRILALGDDDEVRALAGPQTRLYDMRGRLGLPGFMDSHFHFYDWSLFSDLSKVRSFAGLEQTLAEAAADRTPDAWILGQGFNETDWPDGRMPGRGDLDRAVPGRPVIIWRCDLHLAVASSRALELAGVDANTPDPAGGVIARDERGAPTGVLRENAINLVRDVVPAPTDQELATAMLAAQARLHALGITGLHDVRLFNEAAAPRTVRTLEQLNAERRLKLRTWTSLPGELLDAAVGMGLRTGFGNSVLRLGHVKFFTDGGMGARTAYLTGSYLDAGRGLLQMPPDEIARKLQQADAAGLAVMLHAVGDGAVRHVIEAFEALEHWRGSPEAAHLPHPRQMHRVDHAQMIQPEDLARLGKLNVAVGMQPSNMVLDFNLIDRCLGPEGRHTYVFRSMLDSGVLTLFNSDCPVSDPNPLLGIHALVTRQRPDGTPEGGWHPEERISVAEAVRGYTRSPAQAYGCGNELGVLAPGLRADLCVLDRDIYSLPSAEIAESKVDLTVFAGEPVFERPGS, encoded by the coding sequence ATGCAACCCAACCTGATTCTCTACAACGGCGTCTTCCGTACCCAGGATTCCTCCCCTGTCGACGATTTTTATCCACGGCGGGACGGCGTTTCCCGGACCGGGGAGGCGCGTCCCCTGCCGACGGCCCTGGCCGTGGCCAACGGGCGCATCCTGGCCCTGGGGGACGACGACGAGGTGCGCGCCCTGGCCGGTCCGCAGACCCGGCTCTACGACATGCGCGGCAGGCTCGGCCTGCCGGGGTTCATGGATTCCCATTTCCATTTTTACGACTGGAGCCTGTTCAGCGATCTTTCCAAGGTGCGCAGCTTCGCGGGACTGGAACAGACCCTGGCCGAGGCCGCGGCGGACCGGACTCCGGACGCCTGGATCCTGGGCCAAGGCTTCAACGAGACGGACTGGCCCGACGGGCGCATGCCCGGCCGGGGCGACCTGGACCGCGCCGTGCCGGGACGGCCCGTGATCATCTGGCGCTGCGACCTGCACCTTGCCGTGGCCAGCAGCCGCGCCCTGGAGCTGGCCGGCGTGGATGCGAACACGCCCGATCCCGCGGGCGGGGTCATCGCCCGCGACGAGCGCGGCGCGCCCACCGGGGTGCTGCGCGAAAACGCCATCAATCTCGTGCGCGACGTCGTCCCCGCGCCCACGGATCAGGAACTGGCCACGGCCATGCTCGCGGCCCAGGCCCGGCTGCACGCGCTGGGCATCACCGGCCTGCACGACGTGCGGCTCTTCAACGAGGCCGCGGCCCCGCGCACCGTGCGCACGCTGGAGCAGCTCAACGCCGAGCGCCGCCTTAAGCTGCGCACGTGGACCAGCCTGCCGGGCGAATTGCTGGACGCCGCCGTGGGCATGGGCCTGCGCACGGGCTTCGGCAATTCCGTGCTGCGGCTCGGCCACGTCAAGTTCTTCACGGACGGGGGCATGGGCGCGCGCACGGCCTATCTTACGGGAAGCTATCTGGACGCCGGGCGCGGCCTGTTGCAGATGCCGCCCGATGAGATCGCCCGCAAGCTGCAACAGGCGGACGCGGCCGGGCTGGCCGTGATGCTGCACGCCGTGGGCGACGGCGCGGTGCGCCACGTCATCGAGGCCTTCGAGGCTCTGGAGCATTGGCGCGGCAGCCCGGAAGCCGCGCACCTGCCGCATCCCCGGCAGATGCACCGCGTGGACCACGCCCAGATGATCCAGCCCGAAGACCTGGCCCGGCTGGGCAAGCTGAACGTGGCCGTGGGCATGCAGCCCAGCAACATGGTGCTCGACTTCAATCTCATCGACCGTTGTCTCGGCCCGGAAGGGCGGCATACCTATGTCTTCCGCAGCATGCTCGACAGCGGGGTCTTGACGCTCTTCAATTCGGATTGCCCGGTGAGCGACCCGAACCCGCTCCTGGGCATCCACGCCCTGGTCACGCGGCAGCGGCCCGACGGCACGCCCGAAGGCGGCTGGCATCCCGAGGAACGCATCTCCGTGGCCGAGGCCGTGCGCGGCTACACGCGCTCGCCCGCTCAGGCCTACGGCTGCGGAAACGAGCTGGGCGTGCTGGCTCCGGGCCTGCGCGCGGACCTCTGCGTTCTGGATCGCGACATCTATTCGCTGCCGTCTGCGGAAATTGCGGAATCAAAGGTGGATTTGACGGTTTTCGCCGGGGAGCCCGTGTTCGAACGTCCAGGTTCCTGA
- a CDS encoding DVU0150 family protein, with protein MKKTMLTLATLLGLALLPGLALAAGGGASELVVVADTRVLSGWMLYFADLYNTNIVLFALWATVLTAMYGALLGFLMDFVMSRTGLDLTSRKIVEH; from the coding sequence ATGAAAAAGACGATGCTCACACTGGCGACGCTCCTGGGGTTGGCCCTGCTGCCCGGGCTCGCGCTGGCCGCGGGCGGCGGAGCAAGCGAACTGGTTGTCGTGGCCGACACCCGCGTGCTTTCCGGATGGATGCTCTACTTCGCGGACCTTTACAATACCAACATCGTGCTCTTCGCGCTCTGGGCCACGGTGCTCACGGCCATGTACGGCGCCCTGCTGGGCTTTCTCATGGACTTCGTCATGAGCCGCACGGGCCTCGACCTGACCTCGCGCAAGATCGTCGAACACTAG
- a CDS encoding sulfite exporter TauE/SafE family protein: MEFLYMYMPIAGVKVFWPGLVLIGFSVGVIGGFFGMGGAWMVTPGLNILGFPMAFAIGTDMAHIAGKSMISTIRHSKFGNVDYKLGIVMLVGTMVGIEIGAQIVMQLERLGIVGSVVRWVYVGFLALIAFMVFYDYAKAVSNKKKGIVGEHGTEGITWYKTLHKINIPPMMHFQRAGITCSAWLPILVSLMTGILAGFLGIGGGLLRMPALVYLIGAPTHVSVGTDLFEVMISGLYGAFTYAMKGRIEIVAVFVMLTGAAIGAQIGTVATKYSKGYGIRIAFGIAVLCCMISIILKQYKYNAASATLILSTIGLICLYICKIMIQGAIQELREKKQRQS; encoded by the coding sequence ATGGAATTCCTGTACATGTACATGCCCATCGCGGGCGTGAAAGTATTCTGGCCCGGCCTGGTGCTCATCGGCTTCTCGGTGGGCGTCATCGGCGGATTCTTCGGCATGGGCGGCGCGTGGATGGTCACGCCCGGCCTGAACATCCTCGGCTTCCCCATGGCCTTCGCCATCGGCACGGACATGGCCCACATCGCGGGCAAGTCCATGATCTCCACGATTCGGCACTCCAAGTTCGGCAACGTGGACTACAAGCTCGGCATCGTCATGCTCGTGGGAACCATGGTGGGCATTGAAATAGGCGCGCAGATCGTCATGCAGCTCGAACGACTCGGCATTGTCGGGTCGGTCGTGCGCTGGGTCTACGTCGGCTTCCTGGCCCTGATCGCCTTCATGGTCTTCTACGACTACGCCAAGGCCGTTTCCAACAAGAAGAAGGGCATCGTCGGCGAGCACGGCACCGAGGGCATCACCTGGTACAAGACCCTGCACAAGATCAACATCCCGCCCATGATGCACTTCCAGCGCGCGGGCATCACCTGCTCGGCCTGGCTGCCCATCCTCGTCAGCCTGATGACCGGCATCCTGGCGGGCTTCCTGGGCATCGGCGGCGGCCTGCTGCGCATGCCCGCCCTGGTCTACCTGATCGGCGCGCCGACCCACGTCTCCGTCGGCACCGACCTCTTCGAAGTCATGATCTCCGGTCTCTACGGCGCGTTCACCTACGCCATGAAGGGCCGCATCGAAATCGTGGCCGTGTTCGTGATGCTCACCGGCGCAGCCATCGGCGCGCAGATCGGCACCGTGGCCACCAAGTACTCCAAGGGCTACGGCATCCGCATCGCCTTCGGCATCGCGGTGCTCTGCTGCATGATCTCCATCATCCTCAAGCAGTACAAGTATAACGCGGCCTCCGCCACGCTGATCCTGTCCACCATCGGCCTGATCTGCCTGTACATCTGCAAGATCATGATCCAGGGCGCGATTCAAGAGCTGCGCGAGAAGAAGCAGCGCCAGTCCTAG